A genomic segment from Pelobates fuscus isolate aPelFus1 chromosome 7, aPelFus1.pri, whole genome shotgun sequence encodes:
- the IFRD2 gene encoding interferon-related developmental regulator 2 isoform X1, whose protein sequence is MPRARRANQSAKKGGGSRGSLRQELLQLKVSDKLNQFKGSRPGTRAESEASDDEAASDVLSHCSSASETFSLAEDGTGNELQDYQSQQEQREDKLKEDIDNLMDKSIKTRQIALTNLRLTLSSHVLGDVLTERRITLTDALERCLKKGKEEEQSLAATVLSLLCLQLGSDPEGEEVFRCLKPLLISILTDTSAGLSARQSCATSLGLCCYIAAADAEDLISSLCCLEGIITSYYTDSGAPHTALHGLLCCTLQSWALLLTICPASRIQKVLESHLPRLPGMLSSENVNLRIAAGESLALLYEMGRDLEEDFFYEDTDELCVTLKALATDSNKYRAKTDRRKQRSIFRDVLHYIESSECQEETIKFGLEAMYIDSWARRRTYNLFKEVLGSGIRHHLQYNEVLRDIFSLGAPLVLDAAAIKANKISRVEKHMFNSAAFKARTKARSRVRDKRADIL, encoded by the exons ATGCCTCGGGCCCGGAGAGCCAACCAGTCCGCCAAGAAGGGCGGCGGGAGCCGCG GCTCCCTGAGACAGGAATTGCTTCAGCTGAAAGTGTCGGACAAACTGAACCAGTTTAAAG GCTCCCGTCCAGGAACACGTGCTGAGTCTGAGGCCAGTGATGACGAGGCGGCAAGTGATGTTCTCAGTCATTGCAGCAGTGCCAGTGAAACGTTCAGCTTGGCAGAGGATGGCACAG GGAACGAGTTACAGGATTACCAATCTCAGCAGGAGCAACGAGAGGACAAACTTAAAGAGGATATAGACAATCTGATGGACAAAAG CATCAAGACAAGACAGATAGCTTTGACCAATCTGCGCCTTACCCTCTCCTCTCATGTCCTTGGTGATGTTCTTACAGAAAGACGGATTACCCTCACGGATGCTCTGGAGCGCTGCTTGAAGAAAG GTAaagaggaggaacagtctctggCAGCCACAGTGCTGTCTCTGCTTTGTTTACAGCTAGGCTCGGATCCCGAGGGAGAAGAAGTCTTTCGCTGTCTGAAACCCCTCCTGATCAGCATCCTTACAGACACCAGTGCAGGATTGTCTGCTCGGCAGAGT TGTGCTACATCCTTGGGTTTGTGCTGTTACATTGCTGCTGCTGATGCAgag GATTTAATTTCTAGTCTCTGCTGTCTCGAGGGTATAATCACATCTTACTATACTGACTCTGGTGCCCCGCACACAGCCCTCCATGGATTACTTTGCTGTACCCTCCAGTCCTGGGCGCTGCTTCTCACTATATGCCCAGCCAGCCGCATCCAGAAAGTTTTAGAGAG TCATTTACCCCGTTTGCCTGGAATGCTGTCCAGTGAGAATGTCAACTTgcgcattgcagccggagaaaGTTTAGCGTTGCTGTACGAAATGGGACGTGATCTTGAG GAGGACTTCTTCTATGAGGATACAGATGAGCTATGTGTGACCCTGAAAGCTTTAGCCACGGATAGCAATAAATACAGAGCCAAGACTGACAGACGCAAACAGCGTTCTATCTTCCGGGATGTTCTCCATTACATTGAG AGCAGCGAATGCCAAGAAGAAACCATAAAGTTTGGTTTGGAAGCCATGTATATAGACAGCTGGGCACGCAGGAGAACATACAATTTATTCAAGGAGGTTCTGGGTTCTGGCATTAGGCATCATCTACAG TATAACGAGGTTCTGCGTGATATATTCTCCTTGGGAGCCCCTCTTGTACTGGATGCAGCAGCAATCAAGGCCAATAAAATTTCCAGAGTAGAGAAG CACATGTTCAACTCTGCAGCCTTCAAAGCAAGAACGAAAGCAAGAAGTAGAGTCCGGGACAAGCGAGCAGATATCCTCTAA
- the IFRD2 gene encoding interferon-related developmental regulator 2 isoform X2, with protein MPRARRANQSAKKGGGSRGSRPGTRAESEASDDEAASDVLSHCSSASETFSLAEDGTGNELQDYQSQQEQREDKLKEDIDNLMDKSIKTRQIALTNLRLTLSSHVLGDVLTERRITLTDALERCLKKGKEEEQSLAATVLSLLCLQLGSDPEGEEVFRCLKPLLISILTDTSAGLSARQSCATSLGLCCYIAAADAEDLISSLCCLEGIITSYYTDSGAPHTALHGLLCCTLQSWALLLTICPASRIQKVLESHLPRLPGMLSSENVNLRIAAGESLALLYEMGRDLEEDFFYEDTDELCVTLKALATDSNKYRAKTDRRKQRSIFRDVLHYIESSECQEETIKFGLEAMYIDSWARRRTYNLFKEVLGSGIRHHLQYNEVLRDIFSLGAPLVLDAAAIKANKISRVEKHMFNSAAFKARTKARSRVRDKRADIL; from the exons ATGCCTCGGGCCCGGAGAGCCAACCAGTCCGCCAAGAAGGGCGGCGGGAGCCGCG GCTCCCGTCCAGGAACACGTGCTGAGTCTGAGGCCAGTGATGACGAGGCGGCAAGTGATGTTCTCAGTCATTGCAGCAGTGCCAGTGAAACGTTCAGCTTGGCAGAGGATGGCACAG GGAACGAGTTACAGGATTACCAATCTCAGCAGGAGCAACGAGAGGACAAACTTAAAGAGGATATAGACAATCTGATGGACAAAAG CATCAAGACAAGACAGATAGCTTTGACCAATCTGCGCCTTACCCTCTCCTCTCATGTCCTTGGTGATGTTCTTACAGAAAGACGGATTACCCTCACGGATGCTCTGGAGCGCTGCTTGAAGAAAG GTAaagaggaggaacagtctctggCAGCCACAGTGCTGTCTCTGCTTTGTTTACAGCTAGGCTCGGATCCCGAGGGAGAAGAAGTCTTTCGCTGTCTGAAACCCCTCCTGATCAGCATCCTTACAGACACCAGTGCAGGATTGTCTGCTCGGCAGAGT TGTGCTACATCCTTGGGTTTGTGCTGTTACATTGCTGCTGCTGATGCAgag GATTTAATTTCTAGTCTCTGCTGTCTCGAGGGTATAATCACATCTTACTATACTGACTCTGGTGCCCCGCACACAGCCCTCCATGGATTACTTTGCTGTACCCTCCAGTCCTGGGCGCTGCTTCTCACTATATGCCCAGCCAGCCGCATCCAGAAAGTTTTAGAGAG TCATTTACCCCGTTTGCCTGGAATGCTGTCCAGTGAGAATGTCAACTTgcgcattgcagccggagaaaGTTTAGCGTTGCTGTACGAAATGGGACGTGATCTTGAG GAGGACTTCTTCTATGAGGATACAGATGAGCTATGTGTGACCCTGAAAGCTTTAGCCACGGATAGCAATAAATACAGAGCCAAGACTGACAGACGCAAACAGCGTTCTATCTTCCGGGATGTTCTCCATTACATTGAG AGCAGCGAATGCCAAGAAGAAACCATAAAGTTTGGTTTGGAAGCCATGTATATAGACAGCTGGGCACGCAGGAGAACATACAATTTATTCAAGGAGGTTCTGGGTTCTGGCATTAGGCATCATCTACAG TATAACGAGGTTCTGCGTGATATATTCTCCTTGGGAGCCCCTCTTGTACTGGATGCAGCAGCAATCAAGGCCAATAAAATTTCCAGAGTAGAGAAG CACATGTTCAACTCTGCAGCCTTCAAAGCAAGAACGAAAGCAAGAAGTAGAGTCCGGGACAAGCGAGCAGATATCCTCTAA